From the genome of Impatiens glandulifera chromosome 9, dImpGla2.1, whole genome shotgun sequence, one region includes:
- the LOC124914284 gene encoding pentatricopeptide repeat-containing protein At5g64320, mitochondrial-like: MRDSSKSTVMLKRLKHVGHMQQHMSRNLRFSFYSSGDVSYTDSAPNISKTHESDLETNWERLLKPFDLEELRKSLPWITPFRLCKLLELPIDVPTSMEIFHWAGKQKGYCHSFDVYYSLIDKLGVAMEFKMIDKLLLIMKEEDITFKESIFIMIMKHYGRAGLPGQATRVLLDMMTSFSCEPTFKSYNVVLHILVEGNCPEVAPNVFYQMLNKGISPNVYSFGLVMKALCSINDVDTACSLQKDMMKYGCVPNSVIYQTLIHALSKSNRVNESSKLLEEMFLMGCTPDVETFNDVILGLCRSNRVPEAARMVDRMITRGFSPNQITYEVLMRGLCKMKRVDQACALLEKVPNPCIVLFNTLISGYVSDGRLDEATAVMNDDIPRNGCEANVYTYTMLVHGYCKMGSLSLACDMVKEMESKGCEPNVYTYTILIDSFCKRGKLKEVGYIMEEMSFKGISLNEVGYNCLISSLCKHSKIDEALQMLNNMSNKGCKPNVFTYNSLIFGLCRVDRLEEASIMFRDMVLDGVIANTITYNTMINGFLRNGLTEDALKLVNDMLFRGCPLDEITCNGVIRALCNDGAVDKAMGFFEEMIGKGMKLSVVSCNILINGFCRTSNVQSALEFLRDMVHRGLTPDIATYNTLINGLCIMGRIEEAMNLLDKLRSEGISPDAITYNTLISCHCKLGMLEEARVILCRGVNNGFIPNDVTWFILVKNFVKECR; encoded by the coding sequence ATGAGAGATAGCAGTAAATCTACAGTTATGCTAAAAAGATTGAAACATGTCGGTCATATGCAACAACATATGAGCAGAAACCTGAGATTTTCTTTTTACAGTTCTGGAGATGTAAGTTACACTGACAGTGCCCCAAATATCAGTAAAACCCATGAATCAGATTTGGAAACCAATTGGGAAAGATTGCTCAAGCCTTTTGATCTCGAAGAGCTCCGAAAATCGCTTCCATGGATTACCCCGTTTCGTCTGTGCAAGTTACTTGAACTCCCAATTGACGTCCCAACTTCTATGGAGATATTTCATTGGGCAGGTAAACAAAAGGGTTATTGCCATTCATTTGATGTATACTACTCATTGATTGATAAACTTGGAGTTGCCATGGAATTTAAGATGATAGATAAGTTATTGTTGATAATGAAGGAAGAAGATATAACTTTTAAGGAATCCATCTTTATCATGATTATGAAGCATTATGGTAGAGCTGGTTTGCCTGGGCAAGCCACTAGGGTTCTTTTAGATATGATGACTTCATTCTCTTGTGAGCCAACTTTTAAATCCTACAATGTTGTTTTGCATATACTTGTGGAAGGAAATTGTCCTGAAGTTGCCCCAAATGTGTTTTATCAGATGTTGAATAAGGGTATATCTCCTAATGTCTATTCTTTCGGTTTAGTAATGAAAGCTTTGTGCTCCATTAACGACGTAGATACAGCTTGTTCGCTCCAAAAGGACATGATGAAATACGGTTGTGTACCCAATTCGGTTATTTACCAAACCCTAATACACGCGCTCTCGAAGTCCAATAGAGTAAACGAGTCTTCCAAACTTCTAGAAGAGATGTTCCTAATGGGATGCACTCCCGATGTTGAGACATTCAATGACGTAATCCTTGGACTCTGCAGGAGCAACAGAGTGCCAGAGGCCGCGAGAATGGTTGATCGTATGATCACAAGAGGGTTCTCTCCAAATCAGATAACCTACGAGGTTTTGATGCGCGGTTTATGCAAGATGAAGAGAGTAGACCAAGCGTGTGCCTTATTGGAGAAAGTACCTAATCCATGTATAGTCTTGTTCAACACGTTGATCTCTGGATATGTTAGCGATGGGAGGCTTGACGAGGCGACAGCTGTCATGAACGATGATATCCCTAGAAATGGCTGTGAGGCGAATGTCTACACTTACACTATGCTTGTCCATGGTTATTGCAAAATGGGTTCTTTAAGTTTGGCTTGTGATATGGTCAAAGAGATGGAATCAAAGGGTTGTGAGCCTAATGTTTATACTTATACAATTTTGATTGATTCCTTTTGCAAGAGGGGGAAATTAAAGGAAGTTGGTTATATAATGGAAGAGATGTCATTCAAGGGGATATCCCTTAATGAAGTTGGATATAATTGCTTGATTTCCTCTTTGTGCAAACACAGTAAGATCGATGAGGCTTTACAAATGCTAAACAACATGTCAAACAAAGGATGCAAACCGAATGTATTCACTTATAACTCATTGATATTCGGATTGTGCAGAGTCGATCGATTGGAAGAAGCCTCGATAATGTTTCGCGATATGGTTCTAGATGGGGTTATCGCGAACACGATAACGTACAACACAATGATTAACGGTTTCTTAAGGAATGGTTTAACGGAAGATGCACTTAAGCTTGTAAATGACATGCTATTTAGAGGTTGCCCACTCGACGAAATCACTTGTAATGGAGTTATTAGGGCACTTTGTAACGACGGAGCGGTTGATAAGGCGATGGGATTCTTTGAGGAAATGATTGGAAAGGGAATGAAGTTGAGTGTTGTTTCTTGCAACATTTTGATTAACGGGTTTTGTAGGACTTCAAATGTACAAAGTGCGCTCGAGTTTTTGAGGGATATGGTGCATCGAGGATTGACACCGGATATTGCTACTTATAATACCTTAATTAATGGATTATGCATTATGGGACGTATTGAAGAAGCTATGAATTTGCTTGATAAGTTAAGGTCAGAAGGAATATCTCCGGATGCTATCACTTACAACACATTGATAAGTTGTCATTGTAAGTTAGGGATGTTGGAAGAAGCTCGTGTAATTCTTTGTAGAGGCGTGAATAATGGGTTTATACCAAACGATGTTACATGGTTTATATTGGTGAAGAATTTTGTAAAAGAATGCAGGTAA